In Serratia sp. FDAARGOS_506, a genomic segment contains:
- the astD gene encoding succinylglutamate-semialdehyde dehydrogenase encodes MSHPALLINGVWRQGRGAEFGKADPVDNQPLWRANAADAGDVAAACEAARAAFPAWARTPFEQREQLVKRFAVLLEEHKQSLAETISRETGKPRWETLTEIQAMIGKVGISLQAYQTRTGFSQTAMADGASVLRHRPHGVLAVFGPYNFPGHLPNGHIVPALLAGNCVVFKPSELTPLTAEETLKLWLQAGLPDGVINLVQGGRETGEALAASADIDGLLFTGSAGTGYHLHRQLAGQPEKILALEMGGNNALIVDGFDDRDAAVNLAIQSAFISAGQRCTCSRRILVKQGAEGDAFIARLVQVAGELRVGRWDAEPEPFMGGVVSSAAAENMLKAQQRLLALGGKSLLTMRLLEPGSSLLSPGIVDLTGVAGVPDEEYFGPLTTIVRYRDFDEALQLANRTRYGLSVGLVSPQRELFERLLLEARAGIVNWNKPLTGASSAAPFGGVGASGNHRPSAFYAADYCAWPMASLESESLSLPATLSPGLSFR; translated from the coding sequence ATGTCCCATCCTGCACTGTTGATTAACGGCGTCTGGCGGCAGGGCCGCGGCGCCGAGTTCGGCAAGGCCGATCCGGTCGACAACCAGCCGCTGTGGCGCGCCAACGCCGCCGACGCCGGTGACGTTGCCGCCGCCTGTGAGGCCGCGCGCGCTGCGTTCCCGGCATGGGCGCGTACGCCGTTCGAACAGCGTGAACAGCTGGTGAAACGCTTCGCCGTCTTGCTGGAAGAACACAAACAGTCGCTGGCGGAAACCATCAGCCGCGAGACCGGCAAACCGCGCTGGGAAACGCTGACCGAAATTCAGGCGATGATCGGCAAGGTGGGCATTTCGCTGCAGGCTTATCAGACGCGGACCGGCTTTAGCCAGACGGCGATGGCCGACGGCGCTTCGGTGCTGCGCCATCGTCCGCACGGCGTGCTGGCGGTGTTCGGGCCTTACAACTTCCCCGGCCATCTGCCGAACGGCCATATCGTGCCGGCGCTGTTGGCCGGTAACTGCGTGGTATTCAAACCGAGCGAGCTGACGCCGCTGACCGCCGAGGAGACCCTCAAGCTGTGGCTGCAGGCCGGTCTGCCGGATGGGGTGATCAACCTGGTGCAAGGCGGCCGCGAGACCGGCGAAGCGCTGGCGGCCAGTGCGGATATCGACGGCCTGCTGTTCACCGGCAGCGCCGGCACCGGCTATCACCTGCATCGCCAACTGGCGGGGCAGCCGGAGAAGATCCTGGCACTGGAGATGGGGGGCAACAACGCGCTGATCGTCGACGGGTTCGACGATCGCGATGCGGCGGTCAACCTGGCTATCCAATCGGCGTTTATCTCCGCCGGCCAACGCTGCACCTGTTCACGCCGTATTCTGGTGAAGCAGGGAGCGGAAGGCGATGCCTTTATCGCGCGTCTGGTGCAGGTGGCGGGGGAATTGCGGGTCGGCCGCTGGGATGCCGAACCGGAACCGTTTATGGGCGGGGTGGTGTCGTCCGCCGCGGCGGAAAACATGCTGAAAGCGCAGCAGCGCTTGCTGGCGCTGGGCGGCAAATCGCTGCTGACCATGCGCCTGCTGGAGCCGGGCAGCTCGCTGCTCAGCCCGGGCATCGTCGATCTGACCGGCGTGGCCGGCGTGCCGGACGAAGAGTATTTCGGGCCGTTGACCACCATCGTGCGTTACCGCGACTTCGACGAAGCGCTGCAGCTCGCCAATCGGACGCGCTACGGCCTGTCGGTGGGCCTGGTGTCGCCGCAGCGCGAGCTGTTCGAGCGCTTGCTGCTGGAGGCGCGCGCCGGCATTGTCAACTGGAACAAGCCGCTGACCGGGGCATCCAGCGCGGCGCCGTTTGGTGGTGTGGGGGCCTCCGGCAACCATCGACCAAGCGCCTTCTATGCGGCGGACTATTGCGCCTGGCCGATGGCTTCGCTGGAAAGCGAAAGTCTGTCGCTGCCGGCGACGCTCTCGCCGGGCTTGTCGTTCCGTTAA
- the astA gene encoding arginine N-succinyltransferase, which produces MMIIRPIERRDLADLLTLAGKSGIGLTSLPQNEDTLSARIERALKTWQGELPQSDQCYLFVLEDSERRQAVGVCAIEVAVGLAEPWYSFRVGTQVHASKQLNVYKSVPTLFLSNDHTGHSELCTLFLDPDYRHGENGKLLSKVRFLFIAAFRERFSRRLIAEMRGFSDENGRSPFWESVGHHFFSIEFAKADYLSGTGQKAFIAELMPKHPLYVDFLAEDAQKVIGEVHPQTLPARRLLEAEGLSYQGYVDIFDGGPTLEAEIDHIRAVKQSRLVKVVLDDTPMRADAPVHLVANDNYQNYRALLVNADLYDDRLHINAATAAALGVEQGSPVRVLPLIAQEKA; this is translated from the coding sequence GCCGCAAAATGAAGATACCTTGTCGGCACGCATTGAGCGGGCGTTAAAAACCTGGCAAGGCGAACTTCCGCAAAGTGACCAGTGTTATTTGTTCGTGTTGGAGGACAGCGAGCGCCGGCAGGCGGTGGGTGTCTGTGCGATCGAAGTGGCCGTCGGCCTGGCGGAACCCTGGTACAGCTTCCGGGTCGGCACACAGGTGCACGCTTCCAAACAGTTGAACGTCTATAAATCGGTACCGACGCTGTTCCTCAGCAACGACCATACCGGCCATTCGGAGCTGTGCACACTGTTCCTCGATCCGGATTATCGTCACGGCGAGAACGGCAAGCTGCTGTCGAAGGTGCGTTTCCTGTTTATTGCCGCGTTCCGCGAACGTTTCTCACGGCGCCTGATCGCCGAGATGCGCGGTTTCTCCGATGAAAACGGCCGTTCGCCGTTTTGGGAGAGCGTCGGACACCATTTCTTCTCCATCGAGTTCGCCAAGGCGGACTACCTGAGCGGCACCGGGCAAAAGGCGTTTATCGCCGAGCTGATGCCGAAACACCCGTTGTATGTCGATTTCCTGGCCGAAGACGCGCAGAAAGTGATCGGTGAGGTGCATCCGCAAACCTTGCCGGCGCGCCGGTTGCTGGAAGCGGAAGGCCTGAGTTACCAGGGGTACGTCGATATTTTCGACGGTGGCCCGACGCTGGAAGCCGAGATCGATCACATCCGCGCGGTGAAGCAGAGCCGCTTGGTGAAAGTGGTGCTGGATGACACGCCGATGCGCGCCGATGCACCGGTGCATCTGGTTGCCAACGACAACTATCAGAACTACCGCGCACTGTTGGTTAATGCCGATCTGTATGACGACCGCCTGCATATCAACGCCGCCACCGCTGCGGCGCTGGGTGTCGAGCAGGGCAGCCCGGTGCGGGTGCTCCCCCTTATTGCACAGGAGAAAGCATGA
- the astB gene encoding N-succinylarginine dihydrolase, whose product MSGYEVNFDGLVGPTHHYAGLSFGNEASTQHQNSVSNPKLAAKQGLLKMKALADLGFQQGVLPPQERPHLPMLRRLGFSGSDEAVLAQAMRQSPRLLSALSSASCMWTANAATVSPSADSADGKVHFTAANLNNKFHRAIEAETTTAVLRAMFSDDRHFAHHEALPQVALFGDEGAANHNRLGGDYAKRSVQVFVYGRQEFGGETAPARYPARQTREAGEAIARLHQLDEQHTVFVQQNPAVIDQGVFHNDVIAVSNQNVLFHHQQAFYRQQQALDEVRRKMATLDSELVAIEVPTERVSVADAVATYLFNSQILTKPNGKMMIVVPEESRQHAGVWRYLNDMIGSGGPIDEIRVFDLRESMRNGGGPACLRLRVALNEQELRAVNPRVMMNERLFATLNEWVDRHYRDRLTQDDLADPLLLREGREALDSLTSILGLGSIYPFQR is encoded by the coding sequence ATGTCAGGATATGAAGTCAATTTCGACGGTTTGGTGGGGCCGACGCACCACTATGCCGGGCTGTCGTTCGGCAATGAGGCTTCGACGCAGCATCAGAACAGCGTATCGAACCCGAAGCTGGCGGCGAAACAAGGCTTGCTGAAAATGAAGGCCTTGGCCGATCTCGGTTTCCAGCAAGGGGTGTTGCCGCCGCAGGAGCGGCCGCATTTGCCGATGTTGCGTCGCCTGGGCTTCAGCGGCAGTGATGAGGCGGTGCTGGCGCAGGCGATGCGTCAGTCGCCGCGACTGCTGTCGGCGCTTAGCTCGGCGTCATGCATGTGGACCGCCAATGCGGCCACGGTGTCGCCTTCGGCGGACAGCGCCGACGGTAAGGTGCATTTCACCGCCGCCAATCTGAACAACAAGTTCCACCGCGCCATCGAAGCGGAAACCACCACCGCCGTATTGCGGGCGATGTTCAGCGACGATCGGCATTTCGCCCATCACGAAGCGTTGCCGCAGGTGGCGTTGTTCGGCGACGAAGGGGCGGCCAACCACAACCGCTTGGGCGGCGACTACGCCAAGCGCAGTGTACAGGTGTTCGTCTACGGTCGTCAGGAGTTCGGCGGCGAAACGGCGCCGGCGCGCTATCCTGCGCGCCAGACGCGCGAAGCCGGCGAGGCGATCGCTCGCCTGCACCAGTTGGACGAGCAGCATACGGTCTTCGTGCAGCAAAACCCGGCGGTGATCGATCAGGGCGTGTTCCATAACGATGTGATTGCAGTCAGTAACCAGAACGTGCTGTTCCACCACCAGCAGGCGTTTTATCGCCAGCAACAGGCGCTGGATGAAGTGCGCCGCAAGATGGCGACGTTGGACAGCGAGCTGGTGGCGATCGAGGTGCCGACAGAACGCGTCTCGGTAGCGGACGCCGTGGCGACCTACCTGTTCAACAGCCAAATTCTTACCAAACCGAACGGCAAGATGATGATCGTCGTGCCGGAGGAGTCGCGTCAGCATGCCGGCGTGTGGCGTTATCTCAACGACATGATCGGCAGCGGCGGCCCGATCGATGAAATCCGCGTGTTCGATCTGCGCGAAAGCATGCGCAACGGCGGCGGCCCTGCCTGCCTGCGGCTGCGGGTGGCGCTCAATGAACAGGAGTTGCGGGCGGTGAACCCGCGCGTGATGATGAACGAACGGCTGTTTGCGACGCTGAATGAGTGGGTGGATCGCCATTACCGCGATCGTCTGACGCAGGATGACCTGGCCGATCCGCTGCTGCTGCGCGAAGGGCGCGAAGCGCTGGATTCGCTGACGTCGATCCTCGGTCTTGGTTCCATCTATCCATTCCAACGCTAA